In Anaerolineales bacterium, the sequence GCTGGCGCACGCGTTCGTCCACACCCTCGTAGCGCCCGCAGAGCAGCGCCAGCCGCGGCTGCCGGCTCAATTCTTGCGCTACAGCCTGGCTAAATGGCCGCCCTTGGGGAGTGAGCAGGATGACCGGCACCGCGGGCGCCAGGCCCAGCACGGCTTCCACGGCGGCGAAGAGCGGCTCGGGCTTCATCACCATGCCGCCGCCGCCGCCGTACGGCTCATCGTCGGTGACCTGGTGTTTGTCCGTGGCGTAGTCACGAATGTTGTGCAGAATTACCTGCAGCCGGTTGGCCTGGCGGGCCCGGCCCAAAATGCTGGTCCCCAGGTAGGTTTCAAACAATTCTGGGAACAAGGTGAATACATCGAATTGCATGCGCTCATTCTATCAGCGCCAAGACCTGCGGGTTTTTGATCAGCCCCGGTCACAATCTCATAAGGTTCTCATAGCCTTTTCTTGACGGGCAATTCCTGCGGCCAGTACAATCGCGGCATGTATCTTCGTGGCAGTCGCTGGCATATGCAGCGCCAACGTAAACAGCGCCGGGTGAATCCGGCGCTGATTGGGTTGGTGTTAATGCTGGCGGGGGCGGCCTGCTACTTCAACCAATATGTGGTGCCGGCCCTGCCCCTGCCCCAGGAACCCACGCTGATCCCCACGCAAGACCCTGAATCCTATGTGAGTGCGGCAGACGCCTATTTCAATGAAGGCAACCTGCTGCAATCGATTGCCTCCTACGAACAAGCCATCATGGCAGACCCGGCCAACCCGGCCGTTTACATCGCCCTGGCTCGCGTGCAAATGCTGGCCGGGCGGCCAGAGGCGGCCCAAACCAGCGTGAGCAACGCGCTGCTGCTCAGCCCGGACAACCCCACGGCCCTGTCCATTCTGGGCTGGGCCTTGAATGCGCTAGACAACGAACCCGGGGCGGAAAGCGCCCTGCGCCGCGCCCTGCAGCTGGACCCCAACCAGCCGCTGGCCCACGCATTCTACGCCGAGGTGCTGGCCGACCAACAGCTGTACGAACAGGCCGCCGAAGAGTCGCGCATCGCGGTGGAACTGGCCGGCGACCTGCTGGAAGTGCGCCGGGCGCGCGGCTACGTACTGGAACTGACCGGCAACTACCCTGAAGCCGCCTTCCAATATGAAGCCGCGCTGCAGATCAACGACCGGATTGCCGGCCTGCACCTTTCTCTGGGACGCGTGTACCGCGCCATGGAACGCTACGAAGACGCCATCAACCAGTTCGTCGTGGCTGACTCGCTCAACCCGAACGACCCCCTGCCCAACACCTACACCGGGCTGATCTACATCACCACCGGCGAATTCGGCAAGGCCGTGCAAGCCATGCTGCAAGCCGCATCCGAAGAGCCATCCAACCCCTACCGGCATGCCAACCTGGGGGTGGCCTATTACCGTAACCGCCAGTCCGAAGAAGCCTTGCAAGCGCTGGAGCTGGCGCTGCGCGGCGGCACGGACGACAAGGGCAATGTGGTGCCCGGCCTGGCGTTGGATGCGCCCGATGTGGTCTCGTATTACTACATCTACGGACTGCTGCTGGCCCGCGCCCAGCGCTGTTCTGAGGCACTGCCGGTCTCCCAAGCGCTGATCGCCGCTGTGCCAGACAATCAGGTGGCGGTGGACAACGCCAATGAGATGGTGCGCATCTGCGAAGAAGGCGCCAGCCTGCCAACCGTCACACCACTGGCCGACCTGGCTGCACGCGCCGGGGGGTCTTAGCCATGCGCGTCCGCCAACGCCAGAATCTGTTCCACTCCCCCGGGCCGCGCTCCAACCCATACCGCATGATGTTTTGGGCCGGGCTGATCATGGCCGGGCTGTTCATGCTGCAGGGTTTGAACACTGGTCGCTACCAGCCGCTGTTCGTGCCCACTCCCACGGCTACCCGCAGCGCCGCCTCTTATCGTGAAGAAGGCAGCGCCTTCTTTAATGCGGGCAACTTAGACAGCGCCATCCAGGCCTATCAGGACGCCTTGACCGAGAACCCGCAAGACTATTTGGGCTGGACGGAACTGGCCCGCATCCAGGCCTACTCCTCGGCCCTGCTGACCCAGGACCGCCGGCGTGAGCGCTTGGCGGAGGCCCTGCAAAGCATTGACCGCGCCGTGGAAATTGCGCCGGAATACAGCACCGGCCATGCGGTGCGGGCCTTTGTGCTCAACTGGAGCGCAGGGGCCGCCGGCAACGCGGCTGACTACCAGGCCTTCATCGCCCAGGCCAGCATCGAGGCGGTGCTGGCCCTGCAACTGGACAGCCGGGATGTGCTGGCGCTGGCCTACCAAGCCGAGATCTTCGTAGACCAGCAGCAATACGACCAGGCCTTCCAATATGCGGAACGGGCTCTCTCGCTGGACTCGCGCTCCTTCGACACCCTGCGGGTCAGCGGCTATGTGCGCGAGGCCAGCGGCAATTACGCCGGGGCGATCGAACGCTACCAGCAAGCAGTGGAAGTGGCCCCCAACCAAACCTTCGTCTACATCCGCATCGGGCAGAACTACCGTGAACTGAGCCTCTACGACCAGGCGCTGGACTACTTCGACCGGGCCGCCACGATCAACGCCGCCCTGGGCATCAGCGACCCGTTGCCCTACATCGCCATCGCCAAGACCTATTCGCGCATGGGCGAATTCTTCGCCGCGGCGCTGAACGCTGAGCGCGCCATTGACCTGGACCCCACCAATGCCGATTGGTACGGGCAGCTGGGCATCATCTATTTCCGCTCGCGCAACTACGAAAGCTCCATCCCGGTGTTGGGCTGCGCGGTGAACGGCTGTTCGGACGTGCAAAACAGCCTGGACAGTTTGGGCCGCTGGACGAATTCTGTGCAGGGCATGCCGCTGGATGACAACACCCTGGTCTACTATTACACCTATGGCTCGGTGCTGGCTGCCCTGCAGGACTGCCCCACCGCCATGCCGATCCTGGACGAGCTGCGCGAGACTTATGCGGGCGACTCGATCGTGATGGGCATTGTGCAGCAAAACTACGCCATCTGCGGCCAGCCTCTGGCCGGCGGCTAAGCTCCGTCAGAATTTTGTAAGAAAATCCCGGGGGCCTTGACCTGCGCTTGACGCCTTACCCAAAAATGGTATGATTGCCGCAATTAGCACTCTTTCGACATGAGTGCTAATGTTGCGTAAGCACACAAATCCATATCACATAGAGCAAACCGCTCAACTTTAGGAGGCATTGCATGGCTAGTACCCTCAAACCGCTCGCGGACCGCGTGTTGGTGGAGCCGATCGAGGACGAAGAGGTCACCGCGGGTGGCATCGTCCTGCCGGAGACCGCCAAAGAGAAGCCGCAGCGCGGCAAGATCTTGGCCGCTGGCCCCGGTGGCCGCGACGAAAATGGCAAGCCGGTCGAAATGGAAGTGGCCGTGGGCCAGACCGTGTTGTTCGCCAAGTATGCGGGCACCGAGATCAAGGTCGATGGCAAGAAGCTGTTGATCTTGCGCCAATCCGACGTCTTGGCCGTTGTCGAAGGCTAAAAAAAAGCACTTATATCTTTCCCAAGGAGACACTAATCTATGGCAAAACAACTCGCCTTTTCTGAGGAAGCTCGCCGCCACTTGCTGGCCGGCGTGAACGCGGTGGCTGAGGCTGTGGTCACCACGTTAGGACCCAAGGGCCGCAACGTGGCCCTGGACCGCAAGTTCGGCGCCCCCACCATCACCCATGATGGTGTGACGGTGGCCAAGGAAGTGGAGCTGGAGAACCCGTTCGAGAACATGGGCGCCCAGCTGCTGAAGGAAGCCGCTTCCAAGACCAACGACATTGCCGGCGACGGCACCACCACCAGCACCCTGCTGGCGCATGCCATCGTGACTGACGGCATGAAGAACCTGGCGGCCGGCGCCAACCCGATGATGCTCAAGCGCGGCATTGAAGCGGCCACCCGCGCCGTTTCCGAAGAGATCAAGAAGCAAGCCATCAAGATCGAGAACAAAGAAGGCATTGCCAACGTCGCCTCCGTGTCCGCCCAGGACCGCGAGATCGGCAACTTGATCGCTGAAGTCTTTGACAAGGTCGGCAACGACGGCGTTATCACTGTGGAAGACTCCCAGGGTCTGCAGTTCGAAACCGAATACGTCGAAGGTATGCAGTTCGACCGCGGCTACCTCTCCGCTTACTTCGTGACCAACCCGGAGAACATGGAAGCCATCATCGAAGACGCCAATGTGCTGATCTACGATAAAAAGATCTCCGCCGCCCAGGACATGGTGCCGCTGCTGGAGAAGCTGGTGCAGACCGGCAAGCGCAACCTGCTGATCATCGCCGAGGATGTGGACGGCGAAGCGCTGGCCACTCTGGTGCTGAACAAGCTGCGCGGCATGCTAAACGTGCTGGCGGTCAAGGCCCCTGGCTTTGGCGACCGCCGCAAGGCCATGCTGCAGGACATCGCCATCTTGACCGGCGCCACCGTGATCTCGGAGGAAGTCGGCCGCAAGCTGGAAACCGCCACCATCGAGGATCTGGGTAAGGCCGAGAAGGTCGTCTCCGACAAGGACAACACCACCATCGTCGGCGGCAAGGGCGACCCCAAGCGCATCGCCGCCCGCGTGGAAGAGATCCGCGTGGAGAAGGACAACAGCACCAGCGACTACGACAAAGAGAAGCTGGACGAGCGCCTGGCCAAGCTGGCCGGCGGTGTGGCCATCATCCGTGTTGGCGCCGCCACCGAGACCGAGCTGAAGGAAAAGAAGCACCGTGTGGAAGACGCGGTATCCGCCACCCGCGCCGCTTTGGAAGAAGGCATTGTGCCCGGCGGCGGCGTGGCTCTGTTGAACGCCCGCGCCGTGCTGGACAAGGTGAAGGTAGACGATGAGGACTCCAAGATCGGCGTGCAGATCGTGCGCCGCGCCCTGGAGCAGCCCATGCGCCGCATCTCCCAGAACGCCGGCCAGGACGGCTCGGTGATCGTCGATGGCGTACTGCGTGAGCAGGAAGCCAAGAAGAGCAAGAGCATCGGCTACGATGTGATGGAAGAGACCTTCGTGGACATGGTTGCCAAGGGCTGGATCGACCCGGCCAAGGTGACGCGTGGCGCGCTGGAGAATGCCGCTTCCATCGCGGCCATGATCTTGACCACTGAGGCCCTGATCACCGACAAGCCCGAGGAGCACCCGGCCCCCGCCCCTGGCGGCGGCCACATGCCGGAATACTAAACCAACAGCTTCGCCGTTGGTTTTGGCAAAAGCTTCGCTTTTGCCGCAGCCCGATTATCAAAAAAGCCTCGCGAATGCGGGGCTTTTTTTTCTTCGGCCAACAGTTTGGGATTATACTGCCGCCTGTAAATGAAAATTCAACGACATCTGCTGTTTGCAATTCTTGCAGTTTCCCTCATCAGCCTGGCAGTAGCACTGAGCTCTGCCTCAGCCGCGCCTCTGTTTGCGCCAGTGCGACTAAACTTGGATTCCAGCGGCAATGTGGGCAACAATCCCTGGTTGGCGCTGGACGCCTACCAACGGCCGGTAATCGCATACACAGATACGACTGGCACGGCTCTCAAGCTGGTCTACTGCGATAACCCGGTGTGCAGCTCCCGGACCATCAACGTAGTGGATGATACGGGCACAGGCAATAGTGCTGTATTACAGCTCAACGCCGAAGGTTTGCCCGTGATCAGCTATCACCGCGGCGGCAGGATGTATATTGCCTTTTGTAGCACGCCAACTTGCGAGCCAGGCAGCGTGACAGTGAAGGCACTACACGACCTTGCCGGCGCCAACAGCATTCGACTATCCATGCTGTTGGATGCAGACGATAGACCCATTAGCGCTTACACGTATTCGGGCGGCGGGGTTGCCGGCTTGTGGGTGGCCTATTGCAATGATTCTGAATGCGATTCCATAACCCGCACGCGCGTAGTGGAGGGAGGGGGAACTAATTACACCTCAATGAAGCTCAACTCCATTGGCAACCCAGTAATTGCCTACAACACAACAACAGGGGCGCGTCTGCTCACCTGCACCGCGCCTGATTGCAGCACAGCTGATACCCCCGTGGTGTTGCATTCTAGTAGCCAGACCAGGTACATCTCCCTGGAACTGGATGCAGCCGGCATACCGCGGGTGGTCTTCTTTGACAATCAAAGTCCGTCGACGAGTATCCGAATGGTGCGCTGCAACGATATTGCTTGCTCTTCTCTAGCCACCACGGTCAACTTCGCTGGTACCGCCACGACGTCTTACACGTCGCTGGTCTTTAATAGCAGCGGTCACTCAGTGTTTACCTCTTCGGAAACTTCTGGCGGCAATCCCGGCTTGAGGATTACACGTTGTACAAATACCACCTGCAGCCCCGTCCCTACTGCCAGCTCGCTGCATGACAATATAGGCTCCCTTGGCAACAGTCTTCAGTTGGACTGTGCTGGCAACCCCGTGGTGGCTTACTACAACCTCACCGCCGAGGATCTTCGGTTGTATGTTGACAACGCCAGCGCCTGCGCCGCCACCCCTGTGCCTGCGTTCAGAGGCACGCCTGAGGCCACCGGCCCGCTGGAGTTTAGCGGGGCCGCGGGTAGTAGCCCTCAGATCAGCATCGATATCCATAACATCGTCCACGCTACCCAGCTGGATGTTGACCTTGTGAGCATCAGCGGTGGCTACAGCATCGTCTCCGGCCTGCCCATCGATGACCTGGCCGCCAGCGACCCGGCCGCCACCATCACCGTGCAATGTGATAGCGCCCCACAGGCTCTCGGCACGCTCGTTTTGGCCACCAACGACCCGGTGGTGCCCACTGTGACCTACGACCTCACTTGCACGGCGCTCGTGCCCGAGTTCAACGGCTCCCCCACTGCGCCCGGCCCACTGGCCTTTGTTGACATAGCGGCCGCCACCCCTCAACTCACTGTTCAAGTGACCAACACAGGGGATACCGGTTCCCAACTGGATGTCAGCCTGGCGAGCATTACCACCCCCGGCTACAGCATCGTTTCCGGCTTGCCAATAGACGACCTGACCACGATTGGAGGCTCGGCGACCATCACCGTGCAATGCGATAGTGTGCCGCAATCGTCGGGCACGCTGGTGCTCAGCACCAACGACCCGGCCAACCCCACCGTGACCTACAACCTGACCTGTACCGCTCCTGCATCGGGCGGCGACTCTGGCTCGTCGTCCGACGGTGTCGGCGCCGTTTCTTCCGCCAGCAAGCCCATAGCCCCTAGTGGGGTCACCACCCTGCAGCTGGGCCGTCTGCTCGTCTCGCTGCCGGCCTCCGCCATTCCGCCCGGCCAGACCGGCTGTGAGATCGCCGTCAAAGAACAGGGCAGTTCCGGCGAATATGGCTTCTCGCTGGACGATCTGGTCTACGACGTCAAAGTCTTCTGCGACAGCGGCGAACTCAACATCTTCCTGGACGCGCTGACCGTCTGCATCCGCCCCTCAGATGGCGTGCCGGGCGACAAGAACGTCTACCACCGCCATGCGGGCCAGGACTTCCGGGCCATCAATGGTGGCTCCGGGCCTGCAGGCTACGTCTGCGGGCAAACCCGCACGCTCTCGCTGTTCACCCTCGGCCAATTGGCCCTGCCCGCCACCGGCTTCGCGCCGGGCGTGGTCACCGACTTGGGCGCGCCTTCTGTAGCCTACGCCGCGTCTGACTTGACCCTGAGCATCCCCAAGCTGGGCCTCAACCCGGACATCCTCGGCGTGCCGCAAGGACCCAACGGCTGGGATGTAAGCTGGCTTTCATCGGGGCAAGCCGGTTATCTCTACGGCACGGCCTTCCCCACCTGGGCAGGCAACTCGGTTTTGACCGCCCATGTCTGGAACGCCGACAATACGCCGGGGCCGTTCCATGCTCTCAAGACCCTCCAGCACGGCGACCGCTTCACCATAGCCTATGGTGGCAACACCTATACTTACGAGGTGCGCAGTAATCAGCTAGTGCTGCCCAGTAGCCAGCGCCCGCTGGCGGAGAGCGAGTACAGCCAAATCACCCTGGTCACCTGCGAGAGTTTCGACCCCGCCACCGGCGACTACCGCTACCGCCGCGCCGTGCAGGCCGTACTGGTGGACGTGTACTAGCATTTGTTTACTGCGGCATTGTCAGTTGGCGTACAAGGCGTTTGACGTAGGCATCAAATTCCTTATACTTACCGAAACTGGATGCACGTCATTTCAGCACCGTCTCGCTCCGCTTGTTTCACATTGCTTGCCGTCTTCACGCTGGTGGTCGCCGCCTGCGGTGGCGGCAGCAGCAACATCAGCGAAGACGATATTCTCGCCACCCACACCGCGCTGCGGACCGAGCAGGCGGCTGGCTGGAATATCACCCCAACGCCACTTCCCACGGCTGTGCCCACCGCTGGCACCGCAGCCACCGCGCTAGCTCCCTGGCTAGATGTGTTGCAGGCGGTGGATAGCCCCCGCAGCGTCGGCCGCTACAGCTCGTTGGCGCTGGATGCGGCGGGCAACCCGGTCATTAGCTACTACGATGCCTCCAATATGGATCTCAAGCTGGCCTACTGCCGGGATGCAAACTGCAGCTCCGCCGTGCTCAGCACCGTGGCCAGCAGCGGCAGGGTGGGCGAATACACCTCGCTGGTGTTGGATGCAACCGGCAAGCCGGTTATCAGCTATTACGACGATGCCGAACGAGACCTCAAGTTGGCGCATTGCAACGACCCTAACTGCGTGACGGCTGTGCTCAACACCGTGGATAGCGAAGGGGAAGTGGGCCAGCACACTTCGCTGGCGCTGGACGCAGCTGGCAACCCGGTCATCAGCTACTATGACGGCACAAACTACGCGCTCAAACTGGCCCATTGCACAGACCCAGTATGCAGCTCGGTGATCATCACTGTCGTTGATGGTGAGGCCAGGGTGGGTGAATACAGCTCGCTGGCCCTGGATGCAGCGGGCAACCCAGTGATCAGCTACCATGACTCAAGCAATCAGGATCTGAAGTTGGCGCGTTGCCATGACCCCAACTGCGTCTCGGCTACCCTTAGTATCCTGGACGGCGAGGCGGTTATCACTGGCGCCTTCGGCCGTTACAGCTCGCTGGTGCTGGACGCGGTGGGCAACCCGGTGGTGAGCTATTACGATGATGTCTTGGACGACCTGAAGCTGGCTCGTTGCCGCCAACCCAATTGTGCTACCGTGGACATTATTGTGGTGGACAGCGAAGGCGAAGTGGGCTGGTTCACTTCGCTGGCCTTGGACGCGACGGGTAACCCGGTGATCAGCTATTACGACCGGACAAATCTCTCACTGAAGCTGGCCCAGTGCCATGACCCCAACTGCGCCAGTGCAGATATCGCCACTGTGGACGATGATGGCGACGTAGGATGGCACACTTCGTTGGCGCTGGATTGCGCTGGCAGCCCGGTGATTGCCTACTACGACTTCGCCAATCAATCGCTAAAAGTGGCCAGCTTCAGTGGCTCGCCAGACTGCCAGCCCTAAATCCCTGCCCCATCCTCAGCCCTGCCTCTGGCGCATGACCTCGAAGGCCAGCGCCGCAGTGGACGAAGTCACATCCAGCTCACCCGCAAAGCCGCGCCCGTAAGGGATCGTGATCTGCAGGTCGCACAGGGCTTGCGCCGCGGCGCCTAGCCCGCGGCGCTCGCCGCCGATCAGCAGGAACAGCGGCCCGCGCAGGTCGGCCGCGTACAGGGGCGTGGCCGTGCGCGCCTTGGCCGTGGCCGCCACCAGGCAGCCTTGCGCCTTGAAATGCTGGATGGCGGTTTCCGGCGCCGCCTGCGCGGTAGGCATGTACTCCGTGGCCCCGGCCGACGCGCGTGCCACTACGTTCAGCGCCGTGTCCCAGTTGCGCTGCGGCACCACCAGGCCGTCGGCCCCGGCGGCGTACAGGGCGCGCACCGCCTGGCCGTAGTTGTAGGGGTCTTCCACGCCGTACAACATGGCGAAAAAGCCCTGCGGTGCGGCAGCGGTCAGCTCCTCCAAGGTCTGGAAGCTGCGCTCGCCCGCCTGGGCCAGCACACCGCCGTGGCTGCGCCCCTGCGCCAGCGCATCCAGCTGCTCGGCGGGGATGGACTGTACTTGCAGACCGCGCTGGCGTGCGGCGGCCGTGATCTGCCCAGCCTGGCGCACCGGTTTGCCGGCTTGCAGGTAGACCGCCTGCACCGGGCGGCGGCCGGCCTGCAGCGCGGCCAGCACGGAGACCCAGCCTTCCAAAATCTGCGGCGTACTCATATTCGGCAGTATACTCTTGCCTAGCTACATGATGCCTGACCAAGTCTCTTTCACTGTTGCCAACACGCATGAACAATTGCAAGCGCTCAGCCAGGAGCTGAGCCGGGAAGCTCTGATCGGCGTCGATAGCGAGGCCAACAGCCTGCACGCCTACCGCGAGCGGCTGTGCCTGCTGCAATTCTCCACCCCCACCCAAGACGCCGTAGTGGACCCGCTGCTGCTGCCAGATCTGTCCAGCCTGGCTTCGGTCTTCTCCAATCCACAGATCGAAAAGATCTTTCACGCCGCGGAATACGACCTGATCGTGCTATACCGCGATCTGGGCTTCACGCTCAGCAACCTGTTCGACACGATGGTGGCGGCCCGCATTTTGGGGCGCAAAAAGGTGGGCCTGGGCAATTTGCTGGAAGAAGAATTCGGCATTCACTTGGAAAAGCGCTTCCAGCGCGCCGACTGGGGCCAGCGGCCCCTGCGGCCTGAGATGCTGGAATATGCCCGCATGGACACCCACCACCTGATCGAGCTGCGCCACAAGCTGAAAGACGAGTTACAGGCCCGCGAGCGCTGGGAGATCGCCCGTGAGGACTTTGCCCGCCAGCCGAGCCTGATCCCCACCCTGGCCGAGCCGCCCCAACAGGACATCTGGCGCATCAAAGGCGCCCGGGACCTGACGCCGCGCCAGGCGGCCATCCTGCAAGAGCTGGCCGTCTACCGGGAGAGCCGGGCGGCCCAGGCCGACCAGCCGCTGTTCAAGATCATCAGCGACACAACGCTGAGCGCCATTGCCGCCAGCCAACCGCAAAGCGCGAAGGATCTGGAGAGCCTGGAGGGCATGACGCCCGGCCAGGTGCGCCGGCACGCCAAGGGACTGCTGGCGGCGGTGCGCAGGGGCGAGCAAAGCCCGCCGCTGCGCCGGCCGCGGCGGGAGCCGTATGACGAAGCCTATGTGGAACGCCTGGACAAGCTGCGCGCCTGGCGTAAAGCAGCCGCCCTGGAGATGGATGTCGAATCGGACGTGGTGCTGCCCAAGGACCTGATGCAGGCGGTGGCCAAAGCCAACCCCAACTCGCCCGAGGCCCTGGCAGGGCTGCTGAGCCAGGTGCCCTGGCGCCTGGCGCGCTTTGGGGCAGAGATTCTCTCCGCGCTGAAACCCAGCTAAAGGAGCTTCATGCAGCTACATTTCCTCGGCGCTGCCCAAACGGTTACCGGTTCCCAGCACCTGCTCGAAGTCAACGGCCATCAAATCCTGCTGGACTGCGGCCTGTATCAAGGCCCGCGCAAAGAGTCGATCGAACGCAACAAAACCTTTCGCTTTGAGCCCGGCAAACTCTCGGCCGTGCTGCTCTCGCATGCGCACATTGACCACAGCGGTAACCTGCCCAACCTGGTGAAGAGCGGCTACGCCGGGCCAATCTATGCACAGCGCGCCTCGGCCCACCTGAGCCGGTTGATGCTGGAAGACTCCGCCCGCATCCAGGAAAGTGACGCCATGCACCTCAACCGGCGTTTGGCCAAGCGCGGCCAGCCGCTGGTGGAGCCGCTGTACACCACGGATGACGTGGCCCGCACCAACGTCCAGTTCCGCGAGCGGGATTACGACAAGGCCTTTGAAGTTGCCCCCGGCGTCCAGGTCACCTTCGTGGAAGCGGGGCATATCCTCGGCTCCACCGCCATCGTGTTGGACATTGACGAGGGCGGCGGCCGCCAGCAGCGCCTGTGGTTCTCCGGGGATATTGGCCGCCCCGAGCTGCCGCTGCTGCGCGACCCGGTGCTGCCCAAGGCGCCCGACAATATCCTGATGGAATGCACCTACGGCGACCGCCCGCACCCCTCCCCAGCGCAGGCCTACGAAGGTTTGCAAGAAGCCGTCAACGAAACCCTGGCGCGCGGCGGCAAGGTGCTGATCCCCGCCTTCGCCGTGGGGCGCACCCAGGAACTGGTCTTCAACCTGAACCGCATGATGAGCGCCGGGGATATCCCGCGCGTGCCGGTGTACGTGGACAGCCCGTTGGCGGTGAATGTCACCGATGTATTCCGCGCCCATCTGGAATGCTTCGACCAGGAGACCATAGAATTCATCGAGTCCGGCAAAGATCGCCAGGCCCTGGGCTTCGAAATGCTGACCTATATCCGCAGCGTGGATGAATCCAAGGACCTCAATGAGCGCAAAGACCCGATGATCATCATCTCCGCCTCGGGGATGATGGAAGCCGGGCGCATTCTGCACCACCTGGAGCACAATGTGGATGATGAGCGCAGCGTGGTGCTGATCGTCTCCTGGATGGCGCCGCATACGCTGGGCCGCCGCCTGCTGGAAGGCGAGGAGCAGATCAAGATCTTCGGCGAAGTCTTTGAACGCAAGATCCGCGTGGCGCGCGTGCAGGGTTTCTCTGCCCATGCCGGGCAGGAAGGCCTGCGCGAGTATGTGCGCGCCGCCGACGGCCGTCCGCGCA encodes:
- a CDS encoding RNA methyltransferase, with the translated sequence MSTPQILEGWVSVLAALQAGRRPVQAVYLQAGKPVRQAGQITAAARQRGLQVQSIPAEQLDALAQGRSHGGVLAQAGERSFQTLEELTAAAPQGFFAMLYGVEDPYNYGQAVRALYAAGADGLVVPQRNWDTALNVVARASAGATEYMPTAQAAPETAIQHFKAQGCLVAATAKARTATPLYAADLRGPLFLLIGGERRGLGAAAQALCDLQITIPYGRGFAGELDVTSSTAALAFEVMRQRQG
- a CDS encoding tetratricopeptide repeat protein, whose protein sequence is MRVRQRQNLFHSPGPRSNPYRMMFWAGLIMAGLFMLQGLNTGRYQPLFVPTPTATRSAASYREEGSAFFNAGNLDSAIQAYQDALTENPQDYLGWTELARIQAYSSALLTQDRRRERLAEALQSIDRAVEIAPEYSTGHAVRAFVLNWSAGAAGNAADYQAFIAQASIEAVLALQLDSRDVLALAYQAEIFVDQQQYDQAFQYAERALSLDSRSFDTLRVSGYVREASGNYAGAIERYQQAVEVAPNQTFVYIRIGQNYRELSLYDQALDYFDRAATINAALGISDPLPYIAIAKTYSRMGEFFAAALNAERAIDLDPTNADWYGQLGIIYFRSRNYESSIPVLGCAVNGCSDVQNSLDSLGRWTNSVQGMPLDDNTLVYYYTYGSVLAALQDCPTAMPILDELRETYAGDSIVMGIVQQNYAICGQPLAGG
- the groL gene encoding chaperonin GroEL (60 kDa chaperone family; promotes refolding of misfolded polypeptides especially under stressful conditions; forms two stacked rings of heptamers to form a barrel-shaped 14mer; ends can be capped by GroES; misfolded proteins enter the barrel where they are refolded when GroES binds) — encoded protein: MAKQLAFSEEARRHLLAGVNAVAEAVVTTLGPKGRNVALDRKFGAPTITHDGVTVAKEVELENPFENMGAQLLKEAASKTNDIAGDGTTTSTLLAHAIVTDGMKNLAAGANPMMLKRGIEAATRAVSEEIKKQAIKIENKEGIANVASVSAQDREIGNLIAEVFDKVGNDGVITVEDSQGLQFETEYVEGMQFDRGYLSAYFVTNPENMEAIIEDANVLIYDKKISAAQDMVPLLEKLVQTGKRNLLIIAEDVDGEALATLVLNKLRGMLNVLAVKAPGFGDRRKAMLQDIAILTGATVISEEVGRKLETATIEDLGKAEKVVSDKDNTTIVGGKGDPKRIAARVEEIRVEKDNSTSDYDKEKLDERLAKLAGGVAIIRVGAATETELKEKKHRVEDAVSATRAALEEGIVPGGGVALLNARAVLDKVKVDDEDSKIGVQIVRRALEQPMRRISQNAGQDGSVIVDGVLREQEAKKSKSIGYDVMEETFVDMVAKGWIDPAKVTRGALENAASIAAMILTTEALITDKPEEHPAPAPGGGHMPEY
- the groES gene encoding co-chaperone GroES, with the translated sequence MASTLKPLADRVLVEPIEDEEVTAGGIVLPETAKEKPQRGKILAAGPGGRDENGKPVEMEVAVGQTVLFAKYAGTEIKVDGKKLLILRQSDVLAVVEG
- a CDS encoding tetratricopeptide repeat protein; protein product: MYLRGSRWHMQRQRKQRRVNPALIGLVLMLAGAACYFNQYVVPALPLPQEPTLIPTQDPESYVSAADAYFNEGNLLQSIASYEQAIMADPANPAVYIALARVQMLAGRPEAAQTSVSNALLLSPDNPTALSILGWALNALDNEPGAESALRRALQLDPNQPLAHAFYAEVLADQQLYEQAAEESRIAVELAGDLLEVRRARGYVLELTGNYPEAAFQYEAALQINDRIAGLHLSLGRVYRAMERYEDAINQFVVADSLNPNDPLPNTYTGLIYITTGEFGKAVQAMLQAASEEPSNPYRHANLGVAYYRNRQSEEALQALELALRGGTDDKGNVVPGLALDAPDVVSYYYIYGLLLARAQRCSEALPVSQALIAAVPDNQVAVDNANEMVRICEEGASLPTVTPLADLAARAGGS
- the trmD gene encoding tRNA (guanosine(37)-N1)-methyltransferase TrmD — its product is MQFDVFTLFPELFETYLGTSILGRARQANRLQVILHNIRDYATDKHQVTDDEPYGGGGGMVMKPEPLFAAVEAVLGLAPAVPVILLTPQGRPFSQAVAQELSRQPRLALLCGRYEGVDERVRQHLATDEISLGDFVLTGGELPALALIDAVARCLPGVLGDPQGAASDSHATGLLEHPHYTRPPEFRGWGVPPVLLSGDHARIQRWRRGQALLRTAQRRPDLLARMALSAEDQKLLQIAKEEEETK
- a CDS encoding class F sortase, with translation MDCAGNPVVAYYNLTAEDLRLYVDNASACAATPVPAFRGTPEATGPLEFSGAAGSSPQISIDIHNIVHATQLDVDLVSISGGYSIVSGLPIDDLAASDPAATITVQCDSAPQALGTLVLATNDPVVPTVTYDLTCTALVPEFNGSPTAPGPLAFVDIAAATPQLTVQVTNTGDTGSQLDVSLASITTPGYSIVSGLPIDDLTTIGGSATITVQCDSVPQSSGTLVLSTNDPANPTVTYNLTCTAPASGGDSGSSSDGVGAVSSASKPIAPSGVTTLQLGRLLVSLPASAIPPGQTGCEIAVKEQGSSGEYGFSLDDLVYDVKVFCDSGELNIFLDALTVCIRPSDGVPGDKNVYHRHAGQDFRAINGGSGPAGYVCGQTRTLSLFTLGQLALPATGFAPGVVTDLGAPSVAYAASDLTLSIPKLGLNPDILGVPQGPNGWDVSWLSSGQAGYLYGTAFPTWAGNSVLTAHVWNADNTPGPFHALKTLQHGDRFTIAYGGNTYTYEVRSNQLVLPSSQRPLAESEYSQITLVTCESFDPATGDYRYRRAVQAVLVDVY